One Brachyhypopomus gauderio isolate BG-103 chromosome 15, BGAUD_0.2, whole genome shotgun sequence genomic region harbors:
- the LOC143476135 gene encoding uncharacterized protein LOC143476135 has product MSRVQFGFDLNLDGCGRTLFFIGQEDHLVPSTSRILLDSDLFRAVGRMIGHSFIHGGPLITGLSRSMFRLMTGEQDEPVIVELDDCPDTDIVEIVSVLQGPGKLTEAERRQVNEVYR; this is encoded by the exons ATGTCCAGAGTTCAATTTGGGTTTGACCTAAATCTTG acGGTTGTGGCAGAACGCTGTTTTTTATTGGACAAGAAGATCACCTGGTGCCATCCACATCACGGATCCTGCTGGACAGCGATCTATTTCGTGCTGTTGGCCGCATGATTGGGCACTCTTTCATACATGGAGGACCCTTGATCACAGGACTAAGTCGCTCAATGTTCAGGCTGATGACTGGGGAGCAGGATGAACCAGTGATTGTGGAATTAGATGACTGTCCTGATACTGACATTGTGGAAATTGTGTCTGTT CTTCAGGGTCCTGGAAAACTGACTGAAGCTGAGCGTAGGCAAGTGAATGAAGTGTATAGATGA